From Streptomyces sp. SCSIO 75703:
TCCGGTCTCCTCGCTGTCCCAGAGCGCCCACCGGCCCCGGCCGGAGGCGACTCCCTACGTCGACCTCACCCGCGCCGAGTGGAGCGCGCTGCGCGACAAGACACCGCTGCCCCTGACCGCGGAAGAGGTCGAGCAACTGCGCGGCCTCGGCGACGTCATCGACCTCGACGAGGTGCGGGACATCTACCTCCCGCTCTCCCGCCTGCTCAACCTCTACGTCGGCGCCACCGACGGCCTGCGCGGCGCGCTCAACACCTTCCTCGGCGAGAAGGGCTCCCAGTCCGGCACCCCCTTCGTCATAGGGGTCGCCGGCTCGGTCGCGGTCGGCAAGTCCACCGTGGCCCGGCTGCTGCGCGCCCTGCTCTCCCGCTGGCCCGAACACCCGCGCGTGGAGCGGGTCACCACCGACGGCTTCCTGCTGCCGACCCGGGAGCTGGAGGCCCGCGGACTGATGTCGCGGAAAGGCTTCCCCGAGTCGTACGACCGCCGCGCGCTGACCCGCTTCGTCGCCGACGTCAAGGCCGGCAAGGACGAGGTCACCGCCCCCGTCTACTCCCACCTCATCTACGACATCGTCCCCGACGAGAAGCTGGTCGTCCGCCGCCCGGACATCCTCATCGTCGAGGGCCTCAACGTGCTCCAGCCCGCCCTGCCCGGCAAGGACGGCCGCACCCGGGTCGGCCTCGCCGACTACTTCGACTTCAGCGTGTACGTGGACGCCCGCACCGAGGACGTCGAGCGCTGGTACCTCAACCGCTTCCGTCGGCTGCGCGAGACCGCCTTCCAGGACCCCTCCTCGTACTTCCGCAAGTACACGCAGGTCTCGGAGGAGGAGGCCCTCGACTACGCCCGCACCACCTGGCGCACCATCAACAAGCCCAACCTGGTGGAGAACGTGGCCCCCACCCGCGGCCGGGCCACGCTGGTCGTGCGCAAGGGACCCGACCACAAGGTCCAGCGGCTGCGGCTGCGCAAGCTGTGACACCGGGCCTGTTACAAAGGGCCGCATGCTGCACCTGCGCCTGATCGTCCCGGCAGACCGGACCGCCGAAGCCGTCGACCTGATCGACCGGACGGTCGGCACCGCCCACCTCGTGGTGCTGCCGGGCGCGGCCCGCGACCCCGCCGGTGACGTCGTGCTGTGCGACGTCGCCCGCGAAACCGGCGACGAGCTGATCAGCGGCCTCCAGGACCTGGGCGTCGACCGCGGCGGGGCCATCACCGCCGAGAGCCTCGACCTCTCCCTGTCGCGGCAGGCGGAGCGGGCCGAACGGGAGGCTCCCGGCGAGGCGGCCGACGCGGTGCTGTGGGAGCAGTTGGAGGAGGCGACGCAGGAGGAGTCGACCCTGTCGATCACCTACGTCGCCTTCATCACGCTCGCCACGATGATCGCGGCCTGCGGCGTGGTGCTGGACAACGCGGTGCTGATCGTGGGCGCGATGGCGGTCGGCCCGGAGTTCGGCCCGCTGGCCGGCATCTGCACGGCGATCGTGCAGCGGGCGCCGCGGCTCGCCCTGCGCTCCGCCCTCGCGCTGGTGCTGGGCTTCGCCGCGGCGATGGCGGTGACGGCGGGCTTCACCCTCTTCATGGACGCGGTGGGGCTGTTCGGCAGGGACCGGCTGGAGGGGGCGCGGCCCAACACCGGCTTCGTCGCGGCCCCGGACTGGTTCTCGTTCGTGGTCGCGGTGCTCGCCGGCATCGCCGGGACGCTCTCACTGACCTCCGCCAAGTCGGGGGCCCTGGTCGGCGTGGCGATCTCCGTGACGACGGTGCCCGCCGCGGCGAACGCGGCCGTCGCCCTCGTCTACGGCGACACCCACCAGAGCTGGCACTCGGCACAGCAACTGGTGCTCAACCTGTTCGGGATCGTCCTGGCCGGGACGCTGACGCTGCTCACCCAGAAGGCGCTGTGGGCCTGGCGCCGTCCGCGGACCACGCGCCCGGCCCGCCCGCGCGGCCGGCGGGGGTCACGGCCCGCCTGACGCCTCCCCGCCGGCCCGGGCCCGTGGTGCCGGCCCGGCCTCCTGCCCGCGGCCCGACGCGCGGCGACCGCCTCAGCCCAGGGCCGACTTGACGGCGTCGGCGAGCCGCCCCGCGACCGAGCGGGCCTGCTCGATGTCGGACGCCTCGACCATCACGCGGACCAGCGGCTCGGTGCCGGAGGGGCGCAGCAGGACCCGTCCGGTGGTGCCCAGTTCGTGCTCGGCCTCGGTGACCGCGGTGGCCAGTTCGGCGGAGGTCCGCACCCGCGTCTTGTCCACGTCGGGCACGTTGACCAGGACCTGCGGCAGCCGCTCCATGACGGAGGCGAGGTCCCGGAGGGTACGCCCGGTCTCGGCGACCCGCGCGGCCAGCATCAGGCCGGTCAGGGTGCCGTCGCCGGTGGTGGCGTGGTCGAGGATGATGACGTGCCCGGACTGCTCGCCGCCGAGCGCGAAGCCCTCGGCCTTCATCTTCTCCAGGACGTACCGGTCGCCGACCGCGGTCTGCACGAGCCGGATGCCCTCGCGCTCCATGGCCAGCTTGAAGCCCAGGTTGGACATGACGGTGCCGACGACGGTGTCGCGGCGCAGCGCGGAGCGCTCCCGCATCGACACCGCGAGCACGGCGAGGATCTGGTCCCCGTCGACCTCGGCGCCGGTGTGGTCCACGGCCAGGCAGCGGTCGGCGTCGCCGTCGTGGGCGATACCGAGGTCGGCGCCGTGCTCGACGACGGCCGCTTTGAGCAGGTCGAGGTGGGTGGAACCGCAGCCGTCGTTGATGTTGAGGCCGTCCGGCACCGCGCCGATGGTGACGACATCGGCCCCGGCCCGCGCGAACGCCTCGGGCGAGACCCGGGACGCCGCGCCGTGCGCCTCGTCGAGGACGATCTTCAGCCCGTCCAGCCGGTTGGGCAGGACGCCGACGAGGTGGGCGACGTACTGGTCCAGGCCCTCGTCGTAGTCGCGCACCCGGCCGACGCCGACGCCGGTGGGCCGCTCCCAGGGGGCGCCGGTGCGGTGCTCGGCGTAGACGGACTCGATGCGGTCCTCCAGCTCGTCGGCGAGCTTGTGGCCGCCGCGGGCGAAGAACTTGATGCCGTTGTCGGGCATGGCGTTGTGGCTGGCGGAGAGCATCACGCCGAGGTCGGCGCCGAGCGCGCCGGTGAGGTGGGCCACCGCGGGCGTCGGCAGCACGCCGACCCGCAGCACGTCCACGCCGGCGCTGGCCAGCCCCGCCACCACGGCCGCCTCCAGGAACTCGCCGGAGGCCCGCGGGTCCCGCCCGACCACGGCGGTGGGCCGGTGCCCGGCGAAGGTGCCCGCCTCGGCCAGTACGTGCGCCGCGGCGACCGAGAGGCCGAGCGCCAGCTCGGCGGTCAGGTCCGCGTTGGCGACGCCCCGCACGCCGTCCGTGCCGAAGAGTCGTCCCACTTGTCCTCCTGAGGAAACGTCAAGTTCCAGAGCGCTGAGGTGCGGCCCGCGCAGACGGCTCCCGGTTCCGGGGCACATGATGACCCTGGCACTGATCCAGCCATCCGGTCACACAAGCCTTTGAACGTCTTGTGTCGTTATACGCCTAGTGGCGGTGAGAAACGAACGCCCCGGCAGCACTGTGGCGTGCCGCCGGGGCGTTCGGAGTACGTGGAGCGAGCCGGACCGGCTCGCGGTACGCACGAGCAGGCAGCGAGCTTAGCGCTTGCTGTACTGCGGAGCCTTGCGGGCCTTCTTCAGACCGGCCTTCTTCCGCTCGACCGCGCGGTCGTCGCGGCGCAGGAAGCCGGCCTTCTTCAGGGGGCCGCGGTTGTTGTCGACGTCGGCCTCGTTCAGCGCGCGGGCGACGCCCAGGCGCAGGGCACCGGCCTGACCGGAGACACCGCCGCCGGCGATACGGGCGACGACGTCGTAACGGTCGTCCAGCTCGAGCACCTTGAAGGGCTCGTTGACCTCCTGCTGGTGCACCTTGTTCGGGAAGTAGTCCTCGAGGGTGCGGCCGTTGATCTTCCACTTGCCGGTGCCCGGGATGATCCGGACACGGGCGATGGCGTTCTTGCGGCGGCCCAGGCCGGCGGCCGGCTGCGGCTCGCCGAAGCGGGAGGCCAGCGACTCCGAGGTGTACTCGCCCTCGACGGGGACCTCGGACTCGGTGGTGTAGCTGTCGATGTCGATCTCTTCGAGCGGCTGCTCGGCAGTGGTCTCGGCCACGATGCTCCTCAGATTCTCTTCAGTCTTAGGGGGTGGCCGTACTTACTGCGCGACCTGGGTGATCTCGAACGGCACCGGCTGCTGGGCGCCGTGCGGGTGCTGGTCACCCTTGTAGACCTTCAGCTTCGAGAGCATCTGACGGCCCAGGGAGTTCTTCGGGAGCATGCCCTTGACGGCCTTCTCGACGGCCTTCTCCGGGTTCTTGTCCAGCAGCTCGTCGTAGCGCACCGAGCGCAGACCGCCGGGGTAGCCGGAGTGGCGGTAGGCCAGCTTCTGGCTCCGCTTGTTGCCGGAGAGGTGCACCTTGTCGGCGTTGATGATGACGACGAAGTCACCGGTGTCGACGTGGGGCGCGTAGATCGGCTTGTGCTTGCCACGCAGGAGGGAGGCGGCGGTGGAGGCCAGACGACCCAGGACGACGTCCTGGGCGTCGATGACGTGCCACTGGCGCGTCACATCGCCGGGCTTGGGGCTGTACGTACGCACGGTTCGTAGCCTTCGCTTCTTCAGTGATTGGTCCTGACAAGGTCACCGAAGACGATCAGACAGCCCTGACCGCACTGCGGTGACGCAAACCGCGTGCAGGTCGCTGGTCATCGGTCTCGGTCGACCGGTGTAAGGGCCCCTCACGTGAGAATGAGCAAGCCAATACACATAACGACTGTGCAGAATACCCGGGCCGCGCCAGCGGGGTCAAAACGGGGTCGCCGGCGCACGTACCGCCTCACGCGCGCCCCCTGCGCGCCCCTCCCCGCCGGGCGGCCCGGAGCCGGCGCGGGCCCGCCCGGCCACCGTCACGGCGAGGACACAGAGCGTGAACGCGTCCTTGAAGGCACGCCGCCGCTCCGCCTCCAGCCACGGCCACGGCACCCCGGGAACCTGCGGCACCAGGGCGATCCAGAACCCGGGGCGCCGCGCCGCCGACCCCGCCGCCGGCAGCCCGGCGAGCAGCACCGGCAGCACCACCAGGAGGTAGTGGTCGTACGAGGGCCGGGACACGAGGAACGCCGAGAGCATCAGCCCCGCCCCGGTCTCCGCCAGCCGCCCGGGACCCGGGTCCGCCCGCCGCCAGCGCAGGTACGCGCAGAGCACCCCGGCCCCGGCCGCCAGCAGCGCGGCGCCCTCCGCGAACACGGCCGGCACCCCGAGCCGGGGCAGCACGGCCGCCGGGGACGCCTCGTAGAACCGGACGAAGCCGTCGTCGCCGTGGAGCAGGAAGGGCAGGGTGCGGGTGACGAAGCCGGCCGGGTCGGGCATCAGCAGCGCCGCCGCGGCGGAGGCCAGCACGGGCGGCAGTACGGCGGCGGCCAGCGCCCTCGGCCGGCGGGCGAACACGAACAGCAGGGCCACCGGCGCGAGCAGCGGCTTGAGCGCGACGGCCGCCCCGACCACCGCGCCCGCCGCCGTCCACCGCCCCCGGCTCGCCAGCAGCAGACACAGCGGCAGGGCCACCACCGCCACCACCGTCCAGTTGCCGAGCCGCACCAGGTGGCCGAAGGGCGCGAAGCCCGCCGCGAGGGCGAGCGGTCCGAGCGCCGCGAGGCGGCTGCGAAGCGGCACCCCGTGCAGCCGCAGCGCACAGCCCCAGGCCAGCACCAGCAGGGCCGTCACCGCGCACGGCACCAGCACGCGGAGCACCGCCCCGGGCAGCAGCGCCTCGGGCACGGCGGCCGGCACCGCGCTCGGCAGGTACAGGAAGTGCGGGTCGTCGTAGGGGGAGCCGCCGGCGAGCCAGGTGCGGGCCGCCCGGACCACGATCGCGTTGTCCATCCCGCCGTCCGGCGCCGACCGCGCGGCACTCGCCGCGATCGCCGCCGGCACCGCCGCGGACACCGCCCACAGGTACCGCTCGGCCGGTCGCACCAACCACCCGGAGATGTCGTCTTTGCCCGTCCGCATGGCAGGAACGCTAGGCGCTGCACGGCCCTCGGAGGCGGACCAGCACGCCTCCAGGCCCGTCTAAGATGCCGCCCATGAGCTTTGGGCAGGGGGGACCTCAGTCACCGTGGGATCCCTGGAAACCGCACTCTCAGCAAGAAGGACCCTGGACCGGCGACGGTGACCGGACACCCGACTGGGCCGCCCTCGCGGAGGCGTCGGAGGCGCGTGCCCGACGGCGCCGGATGCTGTTCGTCGGCGGCGGCGCGCTGGCCACCGTGGCGATAGCCGGCGCCGTCGCCGTGGCGGTCGTCTCGGCGAACGGCTCCGACAAGACGCCGGCCTCCTCGCAGGGGCCCACGACGGACCTGCCGAGCCAGTCCGGCGGGCCGTCCTTCGCCCCGACCAGCGCGCCGCCGCCGCTGGACCCGAAGGAGTTCATCTCCAGCGCGGCCAAGGACAAGGCGCCCCTCGGCCCGGACCTGCTCTTCCCCGGCACCCAGCTCACCCAGGGCGACGCGGTCTACAAGAAGGGCCCGACCGCCGACACCCGCACCTGTTCCTCGGCCGTCCAGGGCACCCTGCCCCAGGTCCTGGACGCCAACGGCTGCACCCGCCTGATCCGCGTCACCTACACCCGCGACGACATCGCCGTCACCGTCGGCGTGGCCGTCTTCGACACCGAGGCGCAGGCCGCGAAGGCCAAGGGCGAAGCCGACAGGAAGAGCCTCGTGCGCTCGCTGTCCGGCGGCGGGGTCGAGTCCTTCTGCACGGGCGCCGTCTGCCGCTCCACCACCAACGCCTACGGCCGCTACGCCTACTTCACGGTCGGCGGCTTCACCGACGGCGAGAACGTGACGGAGCAGGCCACCGACGTCTTCCGGGCCGGCGACGACCTGGCCGAGTTCGCCTTCCGCCAGATCCACCGCCGCGGCGAGGCCCAGGCGTCCGCCGCGGCCACCGCGAGCTGACCCGGGGCCGCACGCCCGGTCAGCAGCAGCCCCCCGCCCCCGGAAGGGTGCGGCGGTTGCGGGACTCGCGGTTGCGGGCGGCGAGCAGGTGGTCCGGCGGGTAGCCGACCTCCTCCAGCGTCAGCCCGTGCGGGCGCACCACGTGGACGGCCGAGTCGCGGACGCCCGCCGCCAGCACCTTGGCGGGCCAGTCGGGCGCGCGGTGGCCGTCGCCGACGAACAGCAGCGCCCCGATCAGGGAACGCACCATGTTGTGGCAGAAGGCGTCCGCCCGGACCGTGGCGGTGACGATGCCGTCGTCGCCGCGGCGCAGGCTCAGCTCCTGGAGGGTGCGGATGGTCGTCGCGCCCTCCCGGCGCTTGCAGTAGGCCGCGAAGTCGTGTTCCCCGAGCAGACCCCGGGCGGCCTCGTTCATCGCGTCCACGTCCAGCGGCCAGTCGTGCCACAGCACGTGGCCACGCAGCAGCGGGTCGGCGCCGCCGGGGGCGTCGGTGACCCGGTAGGCGTAGCGCCGCCAGACCGCCGAGAAACGGGCGTCGAACCCGGCCGGAGCCTCGGTGAGGGACCACACCCGCACGTCCTTGGGGAGCCGCCCGGCGAGCCGCTTCAGCAGTTTCTCCCGGTGCTCCGCCCACAGTTCCCCGGGCAGGTCCACGTGGGCCACCTGGCCCCGCGCGTGCACCCCGGCGTCGGTCCGCCCGGCCACCGTCAGCTCGTACGTCGTCTCCCTGGACCGCGTGACCGTGCGCAGCGCGTCCTCGATCTCCCCCTGCACGGTCCGCCGGCCGCCCGCCTGCCGGGCCCAGCCGGAGAACTCCGTGCCGTCGTAGGAGAGGTCCAGGCGCACGCGTACGTGTCCGGGCCGTACTTCGTCACTCACCTCTAGATCCTCTCAGGTGCCGGGGCACCCCCGGTACGCGAAAGCGGGCCCGCCCCGCAG
This genomic window contains:
- a CDS encoding glycosyltransferase 87 family protein; the protein is MRTGKDDISGWLVRPAERYLWAVSAAVPAAIAASAARSAPDGGMDNAIVVRAARTWLAGGSPYDDPHFLYLPSAVPAAVPEALLPGAVLRVLVPCAVTALLVLAWGCALRLHGVPLRSRLAALGPLALAAGFAPFGHLVRLGNWTVVAVVALPLCLLLASRGRWTAAGAVVGAAVALKPLLAPVALLFVFARRPRALAAAVLPPVLASAAAALLMPDPAGFVTRTLPFLLHGDDGFVRFYEASPAAVLPRLGVPAVFAEGAALLAAGAGVLCAYLRWRRADPGPGRLAETGAGLMLSAFLVSRPSYDHYLLVVLPVLLAGLPAAGSAARRPGFWIALVPQVPGVPWPWLEAERRRAFKDAFTLCVLAVTVAGRARAGSGPPGGEGRAGGAREAVRAPATPF
- the glmM gene encoding phosphoglucosamine mutase, which encodes MGRLFGTDGVRGVANADLTAELALGLSVAAAHVLAEAGTFAGHRPTAVVGRDPRASGEFLEAAVVAGLASAGVDVLRVGVLPTPAVAHLTGALGADLGVMLSASHNAMPDNGIKFFARGGHKLADELEDRIESVYAEHRTGAPWERPTGVGVGRVRDYDEGLDQYVAHLVGVLPNRLDGLKIVLDEAHGAASRVSPEAFARAGADVVTIGAVPDGLNINDGCGSTHLDLLKAAVVEHGADLGIAHDGDADRCLAVDHTGAEVDGDQILAVLAVSMRERSALRRDTVVGTVMSNLGFKLAMEREGIRLVQTAVGDRYVLEKMKAEGFALGGEQSGHVIILDHATTGDGTLTGLMLAARVAETGRTLRDLASVMERLPQVLVNVPDVDKTRVRTSAELATAVTEAEHELGTTGRVLLRPSGTEPLVRVMVEASDIEQARSVAGRLADAVKSALG
- the truA gene encoding tRNA pseudouridine(38-40) synthase TruA, which translates into the protein MSDEVRPGHVRVRLDLSYDGTEFSGWARQAGGRRTVQGEIEDALRTVTRSRETTYELTVAGRTDAGVHARGQVAHVDLPGELWAEHREKLLKRLAGRLPKDVRVWSLTEAPAGFDARFSAVWRRYAYRVTDAPGGADPLLRGHVLWHDWPLDVDAMNEAARGLLGEHDFAAYCKRREGATTIRTLQELSLRRGDDGIVTATVRADAFCHNMVRSLIGALLFVGDGHRAPDWPAKVLAAGVRDSAVHVVRPHGLTLEEVGYPPDHLLAARNRESRNRRTLPGAGGCC
- the rplM gene encoding 50S ribosomal protein L13, with the protein product MRTYSPKPGDVTRQWHVIDAQDVVLGRLASTAASLLRGKHKPIYAPHVDTGDFVVIINADKVHLSGNKRSQKLAYRHSGYPGGLRSVRYDELLDKNPEKAVEKAVKGMLPKNSLGRQMLSKLKVYKGDQHPHGAQQPVPFEITQVAQ
- the rpsI gene encoding 30S ribosomal protein S9, giving the protein MAETTAEQPLEEIDIDSYTTESEVPVEGEYTSESLASRFGEPQPAAGLGRRKNAIARVRIIPGTGKWKINGRTLEDYFPNKVHQQEVNEPFKVLELDDRYDVVARIAGGGVSGQAGALRLGVARALNEADVDNNRGPLKKAGFLRRDDRAVERKKAGLKKARKAPQYSKR
- a CDS encoding DUF389 domain-containing protein → MLHLRLIVPADRTAEAVDLIDRTVGTAHLVVLPGAARDPAGDVVLCDVARETGDELISGLQDLGVDRGGAITAESLDLSLSRQAERAEREAPGEAADAVLWEQLEEATQEESTLSITYVAFITLATMIAACGVVLDNAVLIVGAMAVGPEFGPLAGICTAIVQRAPRLALRSALALVLGFAAAMAVTAGFTLFMDAVGLFGRDRLEGARPNTGFVAAPDWFSFVVAVLAGIAGTLSLTSAKSGALVGVAISVTTVPAAANAAVALVYGDTHQSWHSAQQLVLNLFGIVLAGTLTLLTQKALWAWRRPRTTRPARPRGRRGSRPA
- the coaA gene encoding type I pantothenate kinase, whose translation is MISPVSSLSQSAHRPRPEATPYVDLTRAEWSALRDKTPLPLTAEEVEQLRGLGDVIDLDEVRDIYLPLSRLLNLYVGATDGLRGALNTFLGEKGSQSGTPFVIGVAGSVAVGKSTVARLLRALLSRWPEHPRVERVTTDGFLLPTRELEARGLMSRKGFPESYDRRALTRFVADVKAGKDEVTAPVYSHLIYDIVPDEKLVVRRPDILIVEGLNVLQPALPGKDGRTRVGLADYFDFSVYVDARTEDVERWYLNRFRRLRETAFQDPSSYFRKYTQVSEEEALDYARTTWRTINKPNLVENVAPTRGRATLVVRKGPDHKVQRLRLRKL